The following proteins are co-located in the Rhodococcus opacus B4 genome:
- a CDS encoding bifunctional 3,4-dihydroxy-2-butanone-4-phosphate synthase/GTP cyclohydrolase II, with product MTRFDTIERAVADIAAGKAVVVVDDEDRENEGDLIFAAEKATPELVAFMVRYTSGYLCVPLDGADCDRLGLPPMYATNQDKHGTAYTVTVDAREGIGTGISASDRAATMRLLADPSSGAQDFTRPGHVVPLRAKEGGVLRRPGHTEAAVDLARMADLRPAGVICEIVSQKDEGHMAQTDELRVFADDHDLALISIADLIAWRRKHEKHVERVASARIPTRHGEFTAVGYRSIYDDVEHVALVRGDLPGPDGDGSDVLVRVHSECLTGDVFGSLRCDCGPQLDAALDMVAQEGRGVVLYMRGHEGRGIGLMHKLQAYQLQDAGSDTVDANLELGLPADARDYGIGAQILVDLGISSMRLLTNNPAKRVGLDGYGLQITERVSMPLRANAENLTYLRTKRDRMGHDLIGLDDFEAGEML from the coding sequence ACTATCGAGCGCGCCGTTGCGGATATCGCCGCAGGCAAGGCTGTCGTCGTCGTCGACGACGAGGACCGCGAGAACGAGGGAGACCTCATCTTCGCCGCGGAGAAGGCCACCCCCGAGTTGGTGGCCTTCATGGTGCGATATACCTCCGGCTATCTCTGTGTGCCGCTCGACGGCGCCGACTGCGACCGTCTCGGACTGCCCCCGATGTACGCCACCAACCAGGACAAGCACGGTACCGCGTACACCGTCACCGTCGACGCCCGCGAGGGCATCGGGACCGGCATCTCCGCGTCCGACCGCGCCGCCACCATGCGGTTGCTCGCCGACCCGTCCAGCGGCGCCCAGGACTTCACCCGCCCCGGCCACGTCGTGCCGCTGCGGGCCAAGGAGGGCGGCGTGCTGCGCCGTCCCGGCCACACCGAGGCCGCCGTCGACCTGGCCCGGATGGCCGACCTGCGGCCCGCCGGGGTGATCTGCGAGATCGTCAGCCAGAAGGACGAGGGCCACATGGCCCAGACCGACGAACTGCGGGTCTTCGCCGACGACCACGACCTCGCGCTGATCTCCATCGCCGACCTCATCGCGTGGCGCCGCAAGCACGAGAAGCACGTGGAGCGGGTCGCGTCCGCGCGCATCCCCACCCGGCACGGCGAGTTCACGGCCGTCGGCTACCGGAGCATCTACGACGACGTCGAGCACGTGGCGCTGGTCCGCGGCGACCTGCCCGGCCCGGACGGCGACGGCAGCGACGTGCTGGTGCGCGTGCACTCCGAATGCCTGACCGGCGACGTGTTCGGTTCGCTGCGCTGCGACTGCGGGCCGCAGCTCGACGCCGCCCTGGACATGGTCGCGCAGGAGGGTCGCGGGGTGGTCCTGTACATGCGCGGGCACGAGGGCCGGGGCATCGGCCTGATGCACAAGCTGCAGGCGTACCAGCTGCAGGACGCGGGTTCGGACACCGTCGACGCCAACCTCGAGCTGGGCCTGCCCGCCGACGCCCGCGACTACGGCATCGGCGCGCAGATCCTGGTGGATCTGGGCATCTCCTCGATGCGGTTGCTCACCAACAACCCGGCCAAGCGGGTCGGACTCGACGGCTACGGACTGCAGATCACCGAGCGGGTGTCGATGCCGCTGCGGGCCAACGCCGAGAACCTGACGTACCTGCGCACCAAGCGCGACCGCATGGGCCACGACCTGATCGGGCTCGACGACTTCGAAGCCGGGGAGATGCTGTGA
- the ribH gene encoding 6,7-dimethyl-8-ribityllumazine synthase, whose amino-acid sequence MSGEGLPELQLGEAGDLRLAIVAGSWHAEISEALIAGAQKVAAEANVKNVTLVRVAGAIELPVVAQALARSHDAVVALGVVIRGGTPHFEYVCDAVTAGLTRVSLDESTPVGNGVLTTDTEQQAVDRSGLPGSVEDKGGQACAAALDTAVTLARLRRAEESFA is encoded by the coding sequence GTGAGCGGCGAGGGACTGCCGGAGCTGCAGCTCGGGGAGGCCGGCGACCTCCGGCTCGCCATCGTCGCCGGCAGCTGGCACGCAGAGATCTCGGAGGCGCTGATCGCCGGCGCGCAGAAGGTGGCCGCCGAGGCGAACGTGAAGAACGTCACGCTGGTCCGCGTCGCGGGCGCCATCGAACTGCCCGTGGTGGCGCAGGCGCTCGCCCGCAGCCACGACGCCGTCGTCGCGCTCGGTGTCGTGATCCGCGGCGGGACCCCGCACTTCGAATACGTCTGCGACGCCGTGACGGCCGGTCTGACCCGAGTCTCCCTCGACGAGAGCACCCCGGTCGGGAACGGTGTGCTCACCACGGACACCGAGCAGCAGGCCGTCGACCGCAGCGGCCTCCCCGGATCCGTCGAGGACAAGGGCGGGCAGGCGTGCGCGGCCGCGCTCGACACCGCTGTCACGCTGGCGCGGCTGCGCCGAGCCGAGGAGTCCTTCGCATGA
- a CDS encoding PH domain-containing protein: MTTPESEWTLVAKPRKSRRYAIGVAILLVVVHVTFAILLRGDSTGVYFRLADQLAFAGIGCLFAAAVLLLTRPRVRIGPRGIAVRNVLGERIVDWDLYEGLSFPDGAAWARIELPDDEYLAVMAIQSNDREYAVDAVDRFRALASEYAPS, from the coding sequence GTGACCACCCCCGAATCCGAGTGGACACTCGTCGCGAAGCCGCGCAAGTCCCGCCGCTACGCGATCGGGGTGGCGATCCTGCTCGTGGTCGTGCACGTGACGTTCGCAATCCTGCTCCGCGGCGATTCGACGGGCGTGTACTTCCGGCTCGCCGACCAGTTGGCGTTCGCGGGCATCGGCTGCCTGTTCGCGGCCGCCGTCCTGCTGCTGACCCGCCCGCGGGTGCGCATCGGGCCCCGCGGCATCGCCGTGCGCAACGTGCTCGGTGAACGCATCGTGGACTGGGACCTGTACGAGGGGCTGTCCTTCCCGGACGGCGCGGCGTGGGCCCGGATCGAACTGCCCGACGACGAGTACCTGGCCGTGATGGCCATCCAGTCGAACGACCGCGAGTACGCGGTGGACGCCGTCGACCGCTTCCGCGCCCTCGCGTCGGAGTACGCGCCGTCCTGA
- the uvrC gene encoding excinuclease ABC subunit UvrC translates to MPDPSTYRPATGTIPVDPGVYKFRDPHGRVIYVGKAKSLRSRLNSYFADVSTLHPRTRQMVTTAGSVEWTVVSTEVEALQLEYNWIKEFDPRFNVRYRDDKTYPVLAVTLNEEYPRLFVYRGPRRKGVRYFGPYSHAWAIRETLDLLLRVFPARTCSAGVFKRHNQIGRPCLLGYIDKCSAPCVGRVSAAEHRKIVEDFCDFLSGRTDKLVRQLEARMQQASEELDFETAARLRDDVGALRRALEKQAVVLGDGTDADVAAFATDELEAAVQVFHVRGGRVRGQRGWVVEKAGDVIDWAAVDSAAGSDLPLLVEQFLTQFYGEQAALSGAADQEAGSSGVPREVLVPVLPPDAEQVQEWLSGLRGSAVRLRVPQRGDKKALAETVQRNAMEALQQHKLRRAGDFTSRSAALQGIQEALDLDSAPLRIECVDISHVQGTDVVASLVVFEDGLPRKSDYRHYAIKEAAGDGRSDDVASIAEVTRRRFLRHNRDVGVLRAEAAGADGDQASDTDGDQVSDTDGDQVSGGDGGDLAPEAAIDPQTGRPRRFAYPPNLYVVDGGAPQVAAASAVLDELGITDVAVIGLAKRLEEVWVPGEEDPVILPRTSESLYLLQRVRDEAHRFAITFHRSKRSRRMTASALDSVRGLGETRRKALVTHFGSVAKLKQASVEEITAVPGIGTATAKAVLTALGAEEPSADVAGVGDDEPDRTGPVTAERNGADLPREPVGQHGPAAQSASQRTGVE, encoded by the coding sequence GTGCCCGATCCTTCGACATATCGCCCCGCGACCGGAACGATTCCGGTCGACCCGGGGGTGTACAAGTTCCGCGATCCGCACGGCCGGGTCATCTATGTCGGGAAGGCGAAGAGTCTTCGATCACGGCTGAATTCCTATTTCGCCGACGTCTCGACGCTGCACCCGCGCACCCGCCAGATGGTGACCACGGCCGGCAGCGTCGAGTGGACCGTGGTGAGCACCGAGGTCGAGGCGCTTCAGCTCGAGTACAACTGGATCAAGGAATTCGATCCCCGCTTCAACGTCCGCTACCGGGACGACAAGACGTACCCGGTTCTCGCGGTCACCCTGAACGAGGAGTACCCGCGGCTGTTCGTCTACCGCGGCCCCCGGCGCAAGGGTGTCCGCTACTTCGGCCCCTACTCGCACGCGTGGGCCATCCGCGAAACCCTCGACCTGCTGCTGCGGGTCTTCCCCGCCCGCACCTGCTCGGCCGGGGTGTTCAAGCGGCACAACCAGATCGGCCGCCCCTGCCTGCTCGGCTACATCGACAAGTGCTCCGCGCCGTGCGTCGGACGCGTGTCCGCGGCCGAACACCGCAAGATCGTCGAGGACTTCTGCGACTTCCTGTCGGGGCGCACCGACAAGCTGGTCCGGCAGCTCGAGGCCCGGATGCAGCAGGCGTCCGAGGAACTCGACTTCGAGACGGCGGCGCGACTGCGCGACGACGTGGGCGCGTTGCGGCGGGCGCTCGAGAAACAGGCCGTCGTGCTCGGCGACGGCACCGACGCCGACGTCGCCGCTTTCGCGACCGACGAACTCGAGGCCGCCGTCCAGGTGTTCCACGTCCGGGGCGGCCGCGTCCGCGGGCAGCGCGGCTGGGTGGTCGAGAAGGCCGGCGACGTCATCGACTGGGCCGCGGTCGATTCCGCGGCGGGCTCCGATCTGCCGCTGCTCGTCGAGCAGTTCCTCACCCAGTTCTACGGTGAGCAGGCGGCGCTGTCGGGTGCGGCCGACCAGGAGGCGGGCAGCAGCGGGGTGCCGCGGGAGGTTCTGGTACCGGTGCTTCCGCCGGACGCCGAGCAGGTGCAGGAATGGCTCAGCGGTCTCCGCGGCTCCGCCGTGCGTCTCCGGGTGCCCCAGCGCGGCGACAAGAAAGCGCTTGCCGAGACCGTGCAGCGCAACGCGATGGAGGCGCTGCAACAGCACAAGCTGCGCCGCGCCGGCGACTTCACGTCGCGGTCGGCGGCCCTGCAGGGCATCCAGGAGGCCCTCGACCTGGACTCGGCGCCGCTGCGCATCGAATGCGTCGACATCAGCCACGTGCAGGGCACCGATGTGGTGGCCTCCCTCGTCGTCTTCGAGGACGGCCTGCCGCGCAAGTCCGACTACCGGCACTACGCCATCAAGGAGGCGGCCGGTGACGGCCGCTCCGACGACGTCGCCAGCATCGCCGAGGTCACCCGGCGCCGGTTCCTCCGGCACAACCGTGACGTCGGGGTGCTGCGGGCGGAAGCGGCCGGGGCGGACGGCGACCAGGCGTCCGACACGGACGGCGACCAGGTGTCCGACACGGACGGCGACCAGGTGTCCGGCGGGGACGGCGGCGACCTCGCCCCGGAGGCGGCGATCGACCCGCAGACCGGCAGGCCGCGGCGGTTCGCGTACCCACCGAACCTGTACGTCGTCGACGGCGGAGCCCCGCAGGTCGCCGCGGCCTCGGCGGTGCTCGACGAACTGGGCATCACCGACGTGGCGGTGATCGGCCTGGCCAAGCGGCTCGAGGAGGTGTGGGTGCCGGGGGAGGAGGACCCGGTGATCCTCCCGCGCACCAGCGAGTCGCTGTACCTGCTGCAGCGGGTGCGGGACGAGGCGCACCGCTTCGCGATCACGTTCCACCGCAGCAAACGGTCCCGCCGGATGACGGCCTCCGCACTCGACTCGGTTCGCGGTCTCGGCGAGACCCGGCGCAAGGCCCTGGTGACGCATTTCGGATCCGTCGCCAAGCTCAAGCAGGCCTCCGTCGAGGAGATCACCGCGGTGCCCGGCATCGGAACGGCCACGGCGAAGGCGGTACTCACCGCTCTCGGGGCGGAGGAACCGTCTGCGGACGTCGCGGGAGTGGGGGATGATGAACCAGATCGGACCGGGCCGGTGACGGCAGAACGCAACGGCGCGGACCTACCCCGCGAACCGGTAGGGCAGCACGGCCCGGCAGCACAGAGCGCATCGCAACGGACAGGTGTCGAGTGA
- the rapZ gene encoding RNase adapter RapZ, whose amino-acid sequence MDFLLVTGLSGAGLQTAAKVLEDLGWYVADNLPPELISRMVDLSLESDSRLERLAVVIDVRSRLFTGDLGWVLTELESKPVHTRVLYLDASDEVLVRRFEQVRRSHPLSGGGAEGTLSEGIAAERDQLAKVKAAADLVIDTSSLAAHQLRQKIEDAFGDAENRTMQVTVQSFGFKYGLPMDADLVCDVRFLPNPHWIPELRPHTGQSADVRDYVLSQDGAEDYLATYHHLLDLTITGYRREGKRYMTIAVGCTGGKHRSVAMSEALAGRLGKDSGLNVRVVHRDLGRE is encoded by the coding sequence ATGGACTTCCTTCTCGTCACCGGGCTCTCCGGGGCGGGTCTGCAGACGGCGGCGAAGGTCCTCGAGGACCTCGGGTGGTACGTCGCGGACAATCTTCCCCCGGAACTGATCTCCCGGATGGTGGATCTGAGCCTGGAATCCGATTCGCGGCTCGAGCGGCTCGCCGTCGTCATCGACGTGCGCTCCCGGTTGTTCACCGGCGACCTCGGCTGGGTCCTCACCGAACTGGAGAGCAAGCCCGTGCACACCCGGGTGCTGTACCTCGACGCGTCCGACGAGGTCCTGGTCCGCCGATTCGAACAGGTCCGCCGCAGTCACCCGCTGTCCGGCGGCGGCGCCGAGGGCACCCTGTCGGAGGGCATCGCCGCCGAGCGCGACCAGCTCGCGAAGGTGAAGGCCGCCGCGGATCTGGTGATCGACACGTCGTCCCTCGCCGCGCACCAGTTGCGGCAGAAGATCGAGGACGCGTTCGGCGACGCCGAGAACCGCACCATGCAGGTAACAGTCCAGTCGTTCGGTTTCAAGTACGGTCTTCCGATGGACGCCGATCTCGTCTGCGACGTCCGGTTCCTGCCCAACCCGCACTGGATCCCCGAGTTGCGTCCGCACACCGGGCAGAGCGCGGACGTGCGGGACTACGTGTTGTCGCAGGACGGTGCGGAGGACTATCTCGCCACCTACCACCACCTGCTGGATCTGACGATCACCGGATATCGCCGGGAGGGGAAGCGCTACATGACCATTGCGGTGGGATGCACCGGGGGGAAACATCGCAGTGTCGCGATGTCGGAGGCCCTCGCGGGCCGGCTCGGAAAGGACTCCGGACTGAACGTGCGTGTCGTCCATCGTGATCTGGGGCGCGAATGA
- a CDS encoding gluconeogenesis factor YvcK family protein: protein MRAVHRTPAIVALGGGHGLFATLSAARRLSRDVTAVVTVADDGGSSGRLRAELGVIPPGDLRMALAALAADDPEVQDWTDTIQHRFGGIGALAGHSVGNLILAGLTEVLGDPVAALDELARLLRIDGRVLPMSPIALDIEADVQGLEADPRVSRCIRGQVAVATTPGKVRRVRLLPANPPACPDAVRAIDAADMVVLGPGSWFSSVIPHVLVPELLDTLIATPARKVLVLNLAPEPGETAGFSTERHLHVLSQHAPELTVDFVVVDSGSVPPGREREHLARAAGQFRARVVYADVSEHGTHTHHAGKLASVLEQLWSDPDAGSRGSEAAETPEERESASWQ from the coding sequence ATGAGGGCGGTGCACCGGACGCCGGCGATCGTCGCGCTCGGCGGGGGCCACGGGCTGTTCGCCACCCTCAGCGCCGCCCGCAGGCTCAGCCGTGACGTGACCGCCGTCGTCACCGTCGCGGACGACGGCGGATCCTCGGGGCGGCTGCGCGCCGAACTCGGCGTAATCCCGCCCGGGGACCTGCGGATGGCGCTCGCCGCGCTCGCCGCGGACGACCCCGAGGTGCAGGACTGGACCGACACCATCCAGCACCGGTTCGGCGGAATCGGCGCCCTCGCCGGACACTCGGTGGGCAATCTCATCCTCGCCGGTCTCACCGAGGTGCTCGGCGACCCCGTCGCCGCGCTCGACGAACTCGCCCGGCTTCTGCGGATCGACGGGCGCGTGCTGCCGATGTCGCCGATCGCCCTGGACATCGAGGCCGACGTGCAGGGCCTCGAGGCGGACCCGCGGGTCAGCCGCTGCATCCGCGGTCAGGTCGCGGTCGCGACCACCCCCGGCAAGGTGCGCCGGGTGCGGTTGCTGCCGGCGAATCCGCCCGCCTGCCCGGACGCGGTCCGGGCGATCGACGCCGCCGACATGGTCGTCCTCGGGCCCGGGTCGTGGTTCTCCAGCGTCATCCCGCACGTTCTCGTGCCCGAACTCCTCGACACGCTGATCGCCACCCCGGCGCGGAAGGTGCTGGTACTCAACCTGGCTCCGGAACCCGGTGAGACCGCGGGATTCTCCACCGAGCGTCATCTGCACGTACTGTCCCAACACGCACCCGAACTCACCGTCGACTTCGTCGTCGTCGATTCGGGTTCGGTTCCACCGGGGCGCGAGCGCGAGCACCTCGCCCGCGCCGCCGGGCAGTTCCGGGCACGCGTCGTCTACGCCGACGTGTCGGAGCACGGCACCCACACACACCATGCAGGAAAACTTGCGTCCGTTCTCGAACAGCTCTGGAGCGACCCCGACGCGGGGTCTCGGGGGAGCGAAGCGGCCGAGACACCAGAGGAAAGGGAGAGCGCTTCGTGGCAATGA
- the whiA gene encoding DNA-binding protein WhiA — MAMTAEVKDELSRLVVTHVSCRKAEVSSLLRFAGGLHIVGGRVVVEAEVDLGSTARRLRREIFDLFTYSADVHVLSAGGLRKSSRYIVRVAKEGEALARQTGLLDLRGRPVRGLPAQVVGGSVADAEAAWRGAFLAHGSLTEPGRSSALEVSCPGPEAALALVGAARRLGISAKAREVRGTDRVVIRDGEAIGALLTRMGAQDTRLVWEERRMRREVRATANRLANFDDANLRRSARAAVAAAARVERALDILGDEVPDHLAAAGHLRVEHRQASLEELGQLADPPMTKDAVAGRIRRLLSMADRKAKETGIPDTESAVTADLLDDA, encoded by the coding sequence GTGGCAATGACAGCAGAGGTCAAAGACGAACTCAGTCGTCTCGTCGTCACTCACGTGAGTTGCCGGAAGGCCGAGGTCTCGTCGCTGCTGCGGTTCGCCGGGGGATTGCACATCGTCGGCGGCCGGGTAGTGGTCGAGGCGGAAGTGGATCTGGGGTCCACGGCCCGCCGGCTGCGGCGCGAGATCTTCGACCTCTTCACCTACAGCGCCGACGTCCACGTCCTCAGCGCGGGCGGGCTGCGCAAATCGTCCCGGTACATCGTGCGGGTCGCGAAGGAGGGGGAGGCCCTCGCCCGCCAGACCGGTCTGCTGGACCTGCGGGGACGCCCGGTGCGCGGGCTTCCCGCGCAGGTCGTCGGCGGTAGTGTCGCCGATGCGGAAGCCGCGTGGCGCGGCGCGTTCCTGGCGCACGGTTCGCTGACCGAGCCGGGCCGCTCGTCGGCGCTCGAGGTCTCCTGCCCCGGCCCGGAGGCGGCACTTGCGCTCGTCGGGGCGGCGCGCAGGCTGGGTATCTCCGCGAAGGCCCGCGAGGTCCGCGGCACCGACCGCGTCGTGATCCGCGACGGCGAGGCCATCGGCGCGCTGCTCACCCGGATGGGGGCCCAGGACACCCGCCTCGTGTGGGAGGAACGGCGCATGCGCCGGGAGGTCCGTGCCACCGCGAACCGGCTCGCCAACTTCGACGACGCGAACCTGCGCCGCTCCGCACGAGCCGCGGTCGCGGCCGCCGCCCGCGTCGAACGGGCTCTCGACATCCTCGGTGACGAGGTCCCCGACCACCTGGCGGCCGCGGGCCACCTGCGGGTCGAGCACCGGCAGGCGTCCCTCGAGGAACTCGGCCAGCTCGCCGACCCGCCGATGACCAAGGACGCCGTGGCAGGCCGCATCCGGCGGCTGCTGTCGATGGCGGACCGCAAGGCGAAGGAAACCGGCATCCCGGACACCGAGTCGGCCGTCACCGCAGACCTTCTCGACGACGCCTGA
- the gap gene encoding type I glyceraldehyde-3-phosphate dehydrogenase yields MTVRVGVNGFGRIGRNFFRAVDAQKALGTTDIEIVAVNDLTDNASLAHLLKYDSILGRLPHDVSLEGEDTIVVGSQKIKALAIKEGPAALPWGDLGVDVVVESTGIFTDAAKAKGHLEAGAKKVIISAPAKGEDITIVMGVNDDKYDGSQNIISNASCTTNCLGPIAKVLDDEFGIVKGLMTTVHAYTQDQNLQDGPHSDLRRARAAALNVVPTGTGAAKAIGLVLPQLLGKLDGYALRVPIPTGSVTDLTANLRKSASVEDINAAMKAAAEGPLKGILKYTDAPIVSSDIVTDPHSSIFDSGLTKVIEDQAKIVSWYDNEWGYSNRLADLIGLVAKSL; encoded by the coding sequence GTGACTGTCCGGGTAGGCGTAAACGGTTTCGGCCGTATCGGACGTAACTTCTTCAGGGCGGTGGATGCGCAGAAGGCGCTCGGAACCACCGACATCGAGATTGTGGCGGTCAACGACCTCACGGACAACGCATCGCTGGCGCATCTCCTGAAGTACGACTCCATCCTGGGTCGTCTCCCGCACGACGTCTCGCTCGAAGGTGAAGACACCATCGTCGTCGGAAGCCAGAAGATCAAGGCGCTCGCCATCAAGGAAGGCCCCGCCGCGCTTCCCTGGGGCGACCTGGGCGTCGACGTCGTCGTCGAGTCCACCGGCATCTTCACCGACGCAGCCAAGGCGAAGGGTCACCTCGAGGCCGGCGCCAAGAAGGTCATCATCTCCGCCCCGGCCAAGGGCGAGGACATCACCATCGTGATGGGCGTCAACGACGACAAGTACGACGGCAGCCAGAACATCATCTCCAACGCCTCGTGCACCACCAACTGCCTCGGCCCCATCGCCAAGGTGCTCGACGACGAGTTCGGCATCGTCAAGGGCCTCATGACCACGGTCCACGCCTACACCCAGGACCAGAACCTGCAGGACGGCCCGCACAGCGACCTGCGCCGCGCCCGCGCCGCCGCTCTGAACGTGGTCCCCACCGGAACCGGAGCCGCCAAGGCCATCGGCCTGGTCCTCCCGCAGCTGCTCGGCAAGCTGGACGGTTACGCGTTGCGCGTCCCGATCCCCACCGGTTCGGTCACCGACCTCACCGCGAACCTGCGCAAGTCGGCCAGCGTCGAAGACATCAACGCCGCGATGAAGGCCGCCGCCGAGGGACCGCTCAAGGGCATCCTGAAGTACACGGACGCGCCGATCGTGTCGTCCGACATCGTCACCGATCCGCACAGCTCCATCTTCGACTCCGGCCTCACCAAGGTCATCGAGGATCAGGCCAAGATCGTGTCCTGGTACGACAACGAGTGGGGTTACTCCAACCGTCTGGCCGACCTCATCGGTCTCGTCGCCAAGTCTCTCTGA
- a CDS encoding phosphoglycerate kinase → MAVQTLDDLLNAGVEGRAVLVRSDLNVPLDGDRITDPGRIIASAPTLKALAEAGAKVIVTAHLGRPEGEPDPQYSLAPVAAKLAEVLGRNVQLAGDVVGQDALARAEGLTDGDVLLLENIRFDPRETSKDEAERTKLAKALVELVGDDGAFVSDGFGVVHRAQASVYEVAKLLPHYAGTLVDAEIKVLGKLTAEPERPYAVVLGGSKVSDKLAVIEALAPKVDTLVIGGGMYYTFLAAQGLSVGNSLCEESMIDTCKALLEQYADVIHIPQDVVIADSFSADAESKIVSVLEIPDGWMGLDIGPQSVRRFAAILTSAKTVFWNGPMGVFEFEKFAAGTKGVAEAIIEATGKGAYSVVGGGDSAAAVRQLGLPEDGFSHISTGGGASLEYLEGKELPGIAVLEG, encoded by the coding sequence GTGGCAGTTCAGACTCTCGACGATCTGCTGAACGCTGGGGTCGAGGGGCGCGCCGTGCTGGTGCGCTCCGACCTCAACGTTCCGCTCGACGGTGACCGGATCACCGATCCCGGTCGCATCATCGCTTCCGCGCCGACGCTGAAGGCGCTCGCGGAGGCGGGCGCCAAGGTCATCGTCACCGCCCATCTGGGTCGCCCCGAGGGCGAGCCCGACCCGCAATACTCCCTCGCCCCGGTGGCGGCGAAGCTCGCCGAGGTGCTGGGACGCAACGTCCAGCTCGCCGGCGACGTCGTCGGACAGGACGCGCTGGCACGTGCAGAGGGGCTCACCGACGGCGACGTCCTCCTGCTGGAGAACATCCGCTTCGATCCGCGGGAGACCAGCAAGGACGAGGCCGAGCGGACCAAGCTCGCCAAGGCCCTGGTCGAACTCGTCGGCGACGACGGCGCGTTCGTGTCCGACGGGTTCGGCGTCGTGCACCGCGCGCAGGCGTCGGTGTACGAGGTGGCCAAGCTGCTCCCGCACTACGCGGGCACGCTCGTCGACGCCGAGATCAAGGTGCTCGGCAAGCTCACCGCGGAGCCGGAGCGGCCGTACGCGGTCGTGCTCGGTGGTTCCAAGGTGTCGGACAAGCTCGCCGTGATCGAGGCGCTGGCCCCCAAGGTCGACACCCTCGTCATCGGTGGCGGCATGTACTACACGTTCCTGGCGGCTCAGGGGCTCTCGGTCGGCAACTCGCTGTGCGAGGAGTCGATGATCGACACGTGCAAGGCGCTGCTCGAGCAGTACGCCGACGTCATCCACATCCCGCAGGACGTGGTCATCGCCGATTCGTTCTCGGCCGACGCCGAATCGAAGATCGTGTCGGTGCTCGAGATCCCGGACGGCTGGATGGGCCTCGACATCGGACCGCAGTCGGTTCGCCGGTTCGCGGCGATCCTGACCAGCGCGAAGACCGTGTTCTGGAACGGTCCGATGGGTGTGTTCGAGTTCGAGAAGTTCGCCGCGGGCACCAAGGGTGTCGCCGAGGCGATCATCGAGGCCACCGGCAAGGGCGCGTACAGCGTCGTCGGTGGCGGTGACTCCGCCGCGGCGGTGCGCCAGCTCGGTCTGCCCGAGGACGGGTTCTCGCACATCTCCACCGGTGGCGGTGCCTCCCTCGAGTACCTCGAGGGCAAGGAACTCCCCGGCATCGCAGTTCTGGAGGGCTGA